The window CTTTTGATCCTGATCTTCGGATCGGTGATGCTTGCTATTGAGGGCATTGTGGGCTGGCTTCGCGCCAGCAGAGGTTCTGAAAGGGCAATCAACAAACGTTTGAAGATGATCCGGTCTGGCATCGACAGATCTGTCGTCATGTCGCGCCTGCGACGCGATGATCGCCGGGATGCAAACCTGCCCGAGCCGATAGCTGGCCTTTGGCGCGTCATGGGGCGCATTTTGCATGGCGCGGGCCTTTCCGCATCGCCAGGCCTGATTCTGCTCGTGATGGCGAGCGCATTTACAGTGCTGATGGTGAGCCTGTCGGCCTTTGTGTATTTGGGTGGACTCGGGTTTAACCTCGGGAAATTGCTGATGATATTTGTATTTTCGATATCAGCAGCATTTGGACTGCCATTTCTCGTCCTGTCCCGGATGGCTGACAATCGGCGCAAGAAGATGGAAGCCCAGTTTCCGGTTGCACTCGATGTGTTTGTGCGAGGCCTGCGCGCAGGTCACCCCGTGGCATCAGCCCTTGATCTTTTGACCAAGGAAATGACTGATCCGATCGGAAGTGAGTTCGGCCTCGTGACTGACGAAATTTCCTACGGAGCCGATATGAGGGATTCCCTCCAGGCAATGGCTGACCGCTGGAATTTGCAGGACATGCAAATGTTCGTCGTGTGTCTCGCAGTGCAAAACGAAACCGGAGGCAATCTTGCCGAGATCCTCGAAAACCTTGCCGGGGTCATTCGTGAGCGTGCAAGCATGTTCATGAAGGTTCGGGCGCTGAGTTCCGAAGGGCGCATGACGGCACTCATTCTCACTGCCTTGCCAGTGCTGGCCTTTGTTGCCTTGTTTATTCTGAATCCTTCTTTCTATCTTGACGTTTCCAACGATCCCGCATTCTTGCCCGGCTTTCTCGGACTCGTTGTTCTCTATTTCATCGGCTTCTTCTCGATCCGCCGCATGATCGACCTGGAGGTTTGACGATGGAAGGCTTGCTCGCACAAAATTGGGGCCGGATGGCTGTCCTCGCCGCCATTTTCGCATTGGTCGTCATTGGGGTACTTGTTCTCAATGCCTTTGTCGCGGGCCGGCAAGCTGTTCGTAGAAGGATAGAAGCGAGCGCAGGTCAATTGCCGGACGGTAGCGCGATGTCATTGCGCGCGGATGCCACACGCAACGCATGGACCCGATTGGTCGATGCAATCGAAAGACGGGGACTATCGCTATCGGACACAAACGCTGAGGGGTTGCGGGCCAGATTGATTTCAGCGGGTTATAGTTCGACCTACGCTCCGCGATGGTTCACTCTGATCCGGTTGGGAATGACGCTCGGGTTTCCGCTACTTTTCATTACTGTCAGCTTGACGTCTAACGAGTCACCGTCCCTTATAAAGCTATACTTTATAGGATCTATTTCAGCCGTTGCGGGGCTCTATCTCCCGAATTTGTGGATTACGGCGCGCTCCGATCGGCGACAGCAAAAGATTGTCAATGGGTTCCCGGATGCACTCGATCTCATGTTGGTCTGCGTAGAAGCCGGATTGGGGATTGAGGCCGCCTTTGATCGCGTTGGCCGGGAAATGAGCATTTCACATTCCCTCGTTTCGGAGATGCTGGGCAATGTTGTGCTTGAACTGCGAGCAGGTCGGAGTCGAGAAGAGTCGCTTCGGCGCATGGCCGATCGGGTGCAGGTCGACGAGATTCGGTCTTTTTCGACACTTTTGATCCAATCGGACAAACTCGGATCAAGCATTGGGACGACCTTGAGGATCTACGCCGCAGAAATGCGGGAAAAGCGTCGCATGCGCGCTGAGGAAAAAGCGCATCGCTTGCCAGTTCTTTTGTCCATTCCCCTCGTTGCATGCATGCTGCCTGTCATGATCGGCGTTCTCATGCTGCCCGCCGGTATTCGGGTAATTCGGCAGATTCTTCCAGTTCTAGCAGGAGGCTAAAATGGTTTCAGCCCGCGGTGTATTAGCATTATCATTCTTGTCCTTGGGTGCTTGGGGTTGTGCAGCTCATGTCGGTCCCGACGTGCGAAAACTGTCTTCCGCGGCGCCTTTGACACTTGCGGGACCCTCTATGTCTCAAGGTCGCGCTCTGTTCGCTCGAGGTGAGTATGCCCTTGCTATTGAAGAGTTTCGCAAGGCCGTCCGCGAAGCGCCGCAATCCCCTGAAGGTTATAATGGCTTGGCATCTGCCTATGACATGATTGGGCGATTTGATCTGGCCAGCCGCAATTATGAACTTGCTCTTGCTTACGCTCCAGATGACGGTCGCATCTACCGGAATATGGCGCGCTCGCTAAGAATGCAGGGGCGGGACGGGGAAGCCGAAGCTTTGCTGGCAGAGTGGGATGCCATCAAGGAAAAGCCCAGCATTGCGCAACAAGCAGCGTCGGTGAGCGAAGAGAAAACCGGAAATATTGCGCAGTTGCCGATCGTTACACCAGTTGCGAATGAGGTAGCATCCTCATTGCCCAATGCTCCGACGCCTCCCATGACAATACAGCCCGCAGATGTAAGACTTGCCACTGATCCCCAGCCAGTCAGCAGGGGAAAAAGCATCCAGATTGCTCTTGATGCACCCAAATCCCATGCCGTTTCAGAAGCTGTAAAGCTCAAGGCTCAGTCTATGACTCCTGCGCGGATAATGATCGCTCCACGTAGTGTCGCAGTGAAGGCCGACGCACCGGCCGTCGTGCGCACTGCCGCCGCATCCGCCATTCGGATCATGAATGCCGGTGCTCGCAAGGGCGCAGCGCAAAAAATGCAAGCATTGCTGGCACGTAACGGAACGGTTTCCCGGATTGCTGATGCCGATCGGCGCCTTGCTCAATCCTGGATTGTCTATCCGAAAAACGCTCGAGCCGAAGCTTTAGCGCTTCAAGGCAGGCTGCCTATCGCTGTGCGAACCGTGGCAGACAGCCGTGTTCGCCGAGTCACGCTTTTGCTTGGTCAGGATGCAGCGGCCTATTTGGCGAAGATTGGCAGGAGCGCAAGACGCGGGTGATTCCGGACCTGCTTACCATCCTTGCCTCGGCATTTGTCGCCGCGAGCGCGCAAGACGTGGAATATATGAGCAAGATCAGTCGTGCGATCGAGCATGGCAGGCTGGTCCAGGCACGAGAGATGATTGGCATCGCGGAAAGGTCCCCGACGGCCGCGAAGTCAATCGAGTACCAGCTTGTTCTCGGCAAACTTGCGCTCGCAGAGGAAAAGAGCGGCGACGCGTTTCTGCACTTCAAGGCGGCAAGCGATTCCGACAGCGAGAATTGCGTTGCTCGAGAAGGTATGGGGCTTGCTGCGCTTCGCTTGGGAAGAATCAATGCAGCCAAGGCTTCGTTGGATGAAGCTTTGCAGCGGTGCCCAGATCGCTGGCAGTCCCTGAACGCGCTTGGTGTTCTTGCTGATCGTAAAGGCGACTGGGAAGCCGGGCGCATTGCCTACGCAAAGGCGTTGGCGTTGGCGCCGGACCAGCCTGCCGTCTTAAACAATGTGGGTTTTTCGTTGTTGTTACAACGCCGGTTTGGCGAAGCGGAAATCTTTCTCACCAAAGCGATGTCACTTGCACCTGCTGATGAGCGGATATCTAACAATCTAGATCTGGCACAAGCAGGCCAAGGAAAGCCGATCACAGCAAGTAATGAAGCACAGGCCTATCGGCTCAACAATGCCGGTTATATGGCTTACCTAGGCGGTAATCTTGAAGCCGCAAAAAGCTATTTCAACGAAGCGATCAAGCTCAGCCCATCCTATTTCGAACGCGCTGCTTCCAATCTTGAAATGGCGGAAGGCAGGCAGGAGAAATGATGCTGGATTATTTCGCAATCGGTTTTTCCGGCCTGCTGCTCTGCGCCGCTGCACAGGATATGTGGAAGCTCAGGATATCGAACTTTTTTCCCGTTGCGATCGTGGGACTTTATTTCGCGCGAGCCATGTCCATCGGCTTCCAAACCGACATGT of the Aquisediminimonas profunda genome contains:
- a CDS encoding type II secretion system F family protein, whose protein sequence is MSPQVVRIFLLILIFGSVMLAIEGIVGWLRASRGSERAINKRLKMIRSGIDRSVVMSRLRRDDRRDANLPEPIAGLWRVMGRILHGAGLSASPGLILLVMASAFTVLMVSLSAFVYLGGLGFNLGKLLMIFVFSISAAFGLPFLVLSRMADNRRKKMEAQFPVALDVFVRGLRAGHPVASALDLLTKEMTDPIGSEFGLVTDEISYGADMRDSLQAMADRWNLQDMQMFVVCLAVQNETGGNLAEILENLAGVIRERASMFMKVRALSSEGRMTALILTALPVLAFVALFILNPSFYLDVSNDPAFLPGFLGLVVLYFIGFFSIRRMIDLEV
- a CDS encoding type II secretion system F family protein; this encodes MEGLLAQNWGRMAVLAAIFALVVIGVLVLNAFVAGRQAVRRRIEASAGQLPDGSAMSLRADATRNAWTRLVDAIERRGLSLSDTNAEGLRARLISAGYSSTYAPRWFTLIRLGMTLGFPLLFITVSLTSNESPSLIKLYFIGSISAVAGLYLPNLWITARSDRRQQKIVNGFPDALDLMLVCVEAGLGIEAAFDRVGREMSISHSLVSEMLGNVVLELRAGRSREESLRRMADRVQVDEIRSFSTLLIQSDKLGSSIGTTLRIYAAEMREKRRMRAEEKAHRLPVLLSIPLVACMLPVMIGVLMLPAGIRVIRQILPVLAGG
- a CDS encoding LytR C-terminal domain-containing protein, translated to MSQGRALFARGEYALAIEEFRKAVREAPQSPEGYNGLASAYDMIGRFDLASRNYELALAYAPDDGRIYRNMARSLRMQGRDGEAEALLAEWDAIKEKPSIAQQAASVSEEKTGNIAQLPIVTPVANEVASSLPNAPTPPMTIQPADVRLATDPQPVSRGKSIQIALDAPKSHAVSEAVKLKAQSMTPARIMIAPRSVAVKADAPAVVRTAAASAIRIMNAGARKGAAQKMQALLARNGTVSRIADADRRLAQSWIVYPKNARAEALALQGRLPIAVRTVADSRVRRVTLLLGQDAAAYLAKIGRSARRG
- a CDS encoding tetratricopeptide repeat protein, with protein sequence MGLAALRLGRINAAKASLDEALQRCPDRWQSLNALGVLADRKGDWEAGRIAYAKALALAPDQPAVLNNVGFSLLLQRRFGEAEIFLTKAMSLAPADERISNNLDLAQAGQGKPITASNEAQAYRLNNAGYMAYLGGNLEAAKSYFNEAIKLSPSYFERAASNLEMAEGRQEK